Proteins from a single region of Lycium ferocissimum isolate CSIRO_LF1 unplaced genomic scaffold, AGI_CSIRO_Lferr_CH_V1 ctg5759, whole genome shotgun sequence:
- the LOC132044991 gene encoding uncharacterized protein LOC132044991, with protein MAERFEAFNTGMGLVQAQSDDSKENVVRKNIVVNLGNTLSLLPNTTSAFSSIRNISLTISPHLDPTYTIPQMPSTYTSNQVAITPNPQLSITTTQFEKNKKNELAICPYRRPGKEIKSLCHEDLGKELHNLRKAINEELCSRNFQSLKYEDLCVHPNVELPPGYKIPKFNTFNGEGDPIAHLKDYCSRLICIGRNEAVRMILFIQSLSGSALSWYAKQDFSKWHTWEDMAREFIKQFEFNKGGDPYIADLLRVKKMPHESFQEYAIRWRLEASKMHPLLPERELISTFVQTQEDLYYDKLLGACARNFSDLIRIGKELESGIQEGRIIDSSATQAIHQTFQAKIPRNLQSEMKENKFASMSMHQAQCHQSHQILQSYDTMQRPRQQKSQHDCQQWFHQAQSSSRQQKKMKSFSFTPLDEPLSNILERLSAKGILQPKKGFIPKHPPPNFDLSKSCAYHSNIQGHDTEECLALRFKIQSMIENGKIKLQQEPPTGNDNIANTNAIIVKGDPSKLAPRPLKRKCATTREDRLKVISQLEKTILHCPPL; from the coding sequence ATGGCAGAGAGATTTGAAGCTTTCAACACTGGTATGGGATTGGTGCAAGCACAAAGTGATGATAGCAAGGAAAATGTGGTTCGGAAAAATATTGTGGTCAATCTGGGAAATACCTTAAGCCTTCTTCCTAACACAACCTCAGCTTTTAGCTCAATTCGCAACATTTCCTTAACCATTTCGCCTCACCTAGATCCTACTTATACCATTCCACAAATGCCATCAACCTACACTTCCAATCAAGTAGCGATAACTCCTAATCCTCAACTTTCCATAACCACCACTCAATtcgagaaaaataagaaaaacgaACTGGCAATATGCCCATATAGGAGGCCTGGAAAGGAAATCAAGTCGCTTTGCCATGAAGATTTGGGAAAAGAACTCCACAATTTGAGGAAAGCCATTAATGAAGAGTTATGTTCAAGAAATTTCCAGAGTTTGAAGTATGAAGATTTATGTGTGCACCCAAATGTTGAGCTTCCGCCAGGGTACAAAATACCTAAGTTTAACACCTTCAATGGGGAAGGTGATCCCATCGCTCATTTAAAGGACTATTGCAGCAGATTAATTTGTATTGGACGTAATGAAGCCGTACGAATGATATTATTCATTCAAAGTTTATCAGGATCAGCACTATCTTGGTACGCCAAACAAGATTTTAGCAAATGGCATACGTGGGAAGATATGGCCCGCGAATTTATAAAGCAATTTGAGTTCAACAAAGGAGGCGATCCGTACATAGCCGATTTGCTCAGAGTAAAGAAAATGCCGCATGAGTCTTTCCAAGAATATGCCATACGATGGAGGTTAGAAGCTTCAAAAATGCATCCTCTATTACCCGAGAGGGAATTGATCTCAACATTCGTCCAAACTCAGGAAGACTTATATTATGATAAGTTGCTCGGAGCTTGTGCACGCAACTTCTCTGATTTGATTAGGATTGGTAAAGAACTAGAAAGTGGCATTCAAGAAGGAAGAATTATAGATAGCTCAGCAACACAAGCCATTCACCAAACCTTTCAAGCGAAGATACCGAGAAATCTGCAAAGCGAAATGAAGGAAAACAAATTCGCTTCCATGAGTATGCATCAAGCGCAATGCCATCAAAGTCACCAAATTTTGCAATCTTATGACACAATGCAGCGTCCTCGCCAGCAAAAATCACAACATGATTGCCAACAGTGGTTTCACCAGGCACAGTCTAGCTCTCGACAACAGAAAAAGATGAAATCTTTCTCCTTCACCCCTCTCGATGAGCCATTGTCAAATATACTTGAGAGATTAAGTGCTAAGGGCATTCTACAACCAAAAAAGGGATTCATACCCAAGCATCCACCGCCAAACTTCGATTTATCAAAGAGTTGTGCTTACCACTCAAACATTCAAGGGCATGACACCGAAGAATGTCTAGCGTTGAGATTCAAGATTCAGAGTATGATTGAAAATGGCAAGATAAAGCTGCAACAAGAGCCTCCAACCGGCAATGATAATATCGCAAACACAAATGCAATTATTGTTAAGGGCGATCCATCAAAATTGGCACCAAGGCCTTTGAAGAGAAAGTGTGCAACAACTCGGGAGGACCGACTAAAAGTCATCTCGCAACTTGAGAAAACCATTCTCCACTGCCCGCCTTTATGA